The following proteins are encoded in a genomic region of [Eubacterium] hominis:
- a CDS encoding TIGR00282 family metallophosphoesterase, giving the protein MNVLFIGDIVGASGREVVKNLLPELKERFQVDLVVANGENSAHGKGITRKIYHQLLSYGVDVITMGNHTFSKNDIYTFIEDADRMVRPANMEPCDYGESTIVVNVLNKKVAITNLCGEIWMNDVVDSPFYCMEDVLQDIDADIYLVDLHAEATSEKIAFAYNFAGRIGAVVGTHTHVQTADERIIGGTAAITDLGMCGAYTSVLGRDVDEILTRFMTNEKTRFTIAQGPAIFCGALVSFDDKTNQAIAIERIQIRPDEN; this is encoded by the coding sequence ATGAATGTTTTATTTATTGGAGATATTGTTGGTGCCAGTGGCAGAGAGGTTGTAAAAAATCTGCTGCCCGAATTAAAGGAACGCTTTCAAGTGGACCTGGTGGTTGCCAATGGTGAAAACTCCGCACATGGAAAGGGTATTACCCGTAAGATTTATCATCAGCTGTTAAGTTATGGCGTAGATGTCATCACAATGGGGAATCATACATTTTCCAAGAATGATATCTATACTTTCATTGAAGATGCTGATCGAATGGTACGTCCAGCCAATATGGAGCCATGTGATTACGGAGAAAGTACTATTGTCGTGAATGTTTTAAATAAAAAAGTTGCGATTACAAATCTATGCGGTGAGATATGGATGAACGATGTTGTAGATTCTCCTTTCTATTGTATGGAAGATGTATTGCAGGATATTGATGCGGATATTTATCTTGTGGATCTGCATGCGGAGGCAACCAGTGAAAAAATTGCTTTTGCGTATAACTTTGCCGGACGTATCGGGGCAGTTGTAGGGACACATACACATGTGCAGACAGCCGATGAGCGTATCATAGGTGGAACTGCTGCTATTACCGACTTGGGAATGTGTGGTGCATATACCAGCGTGTTAGGTAGAGATGTGGATGAGATATTGACACGCTTCATGACAAATGAGAAAACACGATTTACAATAGCGCAAGGTCCAGCAATATTTTGTGGGGCACTTGTTAGCTTTGATGATAAAACAAATCAGGCAATTGCGATAGAACGAATTCAAATTCGACCAGATGAGAATTAA
- the miaB gene encoding tRNA (N6-isopentenyl adenosine(37)-C2)-methylthiotransferase MiaB — protein sequence MKKQPGWALPDLKEAQKRTNAEAHIEKNLFQIPEQIKMLGQGKKYYLRTYGCQANERDSETLAGILEEMAFTPCDNPEDADFILLNTCAIRKNAEDKVLGELGSLKRLKREKPDIVFGLCGCMAQEEEIVKTLLEKYRHVDLIFGTHNIHRLPELLYQVMMNGKRSVEVLSKEGDVIENLPVRRFGKHKAWVNIMYGCDKFCTYCIVPYTRGKERSRTMEDVLDEIRTLKQEGFKEVTLLGQNVNSYGKDLHIAGGFAKLLEETAKIGIERIRFTTSHPWDFSDEMVDVIAQYDNIMPFIHLPVQSGDSDVLKLMGRRYSIEQYKTLFHKIEEKIPGCAISTDIIVGFPNETKEQFQHTLDLVDECKFDNAFTFIYSPREGTPAARMEDNIPLEEKQERLQQLNERWNKYALEKNLAYIGKTVKVLVDGPSKKNKDIYSGYTDTNKLVNFVRKDAEPGDIVEVKITDAKTFSLDGEQL from the coding sequence ATGAAAAAACAGCCAGGTTGGGCACTTCCAGATTTAAAGGAAGCACAAAAAAGAACAAATGCAGAAGCACACATAGAAAAAAATCTGTTTCAGATTCCTGAACAGATCAAAATGCTTGGACAGGGTAAAAAATATTATTTGCGTACCTATGGATGTCAGGCGAATGAACGTGATTCTGAAACATTGGCAGGCATTCTGGAAGAAATGGCATTTACGCCATGTGATAATCCAGAGGATGCTGATTTTATCCTGTTAAATACCTGTGCGATAAGAAAAAACGCTGAAGATAAAGTGCTGGGGGAATTAGGCTCTTTAAAACGTTTAAAAAGAGAAAAACCAGATATTGTATTTGGATTATGCGGCTGTATGGCGCAGGAAGAAGAAATCGTAAAAACACTATTGGAAAAATATCGTCATGTTGATTTGATTTTTGGAACACATAATATCCATCGTCTGCCTGAATTATTATATCAGGTTATGATGAATGGAAAACGTAGTGTGGAAGTGTTAAGCAAGGAAGGCGATGTTATTGAAAATCTTCCTGTCAGACGCTTTGGCAAACATAAAGCATGGGTAAATATCATGTATGGATGTGATAAATTCTGTACCTATTGTATTGTGCCATATACCAGAGGAAAAGAACGTTCCCGTACTATGGAGGATGTATTGGATGAAATCCGTACATTAAAACAAGAAGGATTCAAAGAAGTAACATTGCTTGGTCAAAATGTAAATTCATATGGAAAAGATCTACATATTGCAGGTGGATTTGCGAAACTGTTGGAAGAAACTGCGAAAATCGGTATAGAACGTATTCGTTTTACAACAAGTCATCCATGGGATTTCAGTGATGAAATGGTCGATGTCATTGCTCAATATGACAATATCATGCCATTTATCCATCTTCCAGTGCAAAGCGGTGACAGTGATGTATTAAAGCTAATGGGTAGACGTTACTCTATTGAACAATATAAAACGCTGTTTCATAAGATTGAAGAAAAGATTCCCGGATGTGCAATATCTACAGATATCATCGTTGGTTTCCCAAATGAAACAAAAGAACAGTTCCAGCATACGTTGGATTTAGTTGATGAATGTAAATTTGATAATGCATTTACATTTATTTATTCTCCAAGAGAAGGAACACCTGCGGCACGAATGGAAGATAATATTCCTTTAGAAGAAAAACAAGAACGTTTACAGCAGTTAAACGAACGTTGGAATAAGTATGCATTAGAAAAAAATCTGGCATATATCGGTAAAACAGTAAAGGTGCTGGTAGATGGTCCAAGTAAGAAAAACAAAGACATTTACAGTGGATATACAGACACCAATAAACTTGTGAACTTTGTAAGAAAAGATGCAGAGCCAGGAGATATTGTAGAAGTCAAAATTACGGATGCGAAAACCTTCTCTCTGGATGGAGAACAGCTATAA
- the rny gene encoding ribonuclease Y — MNNGVIIFLSGLTGLALGIIVMIVISKAGLNKDQQKANLMLKEAESKADSMVKQAVLDGRTQAHELKIAAEKEIKERKQEVTDMENKLLRREDNLNFRDETLTSKEKQIDVKNAQLADKMAMLDKKDKELQAKIDVQVQELERVAAMTTAEAKEELFAITEKRMEKELVSYIKEKEEEAKATADEKARNIVALSIQRLSNDEAIERTVSVVALPSEEMKGRIIGREGRNIKAIEQATGVDLIIDDTPETITVSCFDPIRREVARLALEHLIKDGRIQPGRIEEVVNKIKREMDTNIMKTGEDTVFKLGIGKIDREIVKMIGRLKYRYSYGQNALQHSMEVAHLSGMMAAELGLNQQLAKRAGLLHDIGKAMDFEVEGSHIELGYKFCKKHGEKEVVLNAIQSHHGEVEPEFLISNLVIAADTLSAARPGARYESLQNYINRLEELEKITKSFDGVESSYAIQAGREVRVMAIPEKMDDIACHKLARDIKDKIEAELTYPGQIKVTVIRETRSCELAK, encoded by the coding sequence ATGAATAATGGCGTAATCATCTTTTTATCTGGGTTGACAGGTCTTGCTTTAGGAATTATTGTAATGATCGTAATTTCAAAAGCGGGTTTAAATAAAGATCAGCAAAAGGCTAATCTAATGCTTAAGGAAGCAGAATCAAAAGCTGATTCTATGGTAAAACAAGCAGTATTAGATGGTCGTACACAAGCACATGAATTAAAGATTGCAGCAGAAAAAGAAATCAAAGAGAGAAAACAGGAAGTAACAGATATGGAAAACAAACTGTTACGCAGAGAAGACAACCTGAATTTCCGTGATGAAACATTAACAAGTAAAGAAAAACAAATTGATGTGAAAAATGCGCAATTAGCTGATAAAATGGCAATGCTAGATAAAAAAGATAAAGAATTACAGGCAAAGATTGATGTACAGGTACAGGAATTAGAACGTGTAGCAGCGATGACCACTGCAGAAGCGAAAGAAGAATTATTCGCAATCACTGAAAAACGCATGGAAAAAGAATTAGTATCTTACATTAAAGAAAAAGAAGAAGAAGCAAAGGCGACAGCAGATGAAAAAGCTAGAAATATTGTGGCATTAAGTATTCAACGCTTAAGCAACGATGAAGCAATTGAACGAACTGTTTCTGTTGTTGCACTACCAAGTGAAGAAATGAAAGGTAGAATTATCGGACGTGAAGGACGTAATATCAAGGCAATTGAACAGGCGACTGGTGTTGACTTGATTATTGATGATACACCGGAAACAATTACCGTCAGCTGTTTTGATCCAATCCGTCGTGAAGTTGCAAGACTTGCATTAGAGCATTTGATTAAAGATGGAAGAATTCAACCAGGACGTATTGAAGAAGTTGTCAATAAGATCAAACGTGAAATGGATACTAATATTATGAAAACTGGTGAAGATACAGTATTCAAACTTGGTATTGGTAAAATTGATCGTGAAATCGTGAAGATGATCGGACGTTTAAAATATCGTTATTCTTATGGACAGAATGCATTACAGCACAGTATGGAAGTTGCTCACTTAAGTGGTATGATGGCCGCAGAACTTGGCTTAAACCAACAATTGGCAAAGCGTGCAGGTCTGTTACATGATATCGGTAAGGCAATGGATTTTGAAGTTGAGGGAAGTCATATTGAACTTGGCTATAAATTCTGTAAGAAGCATGGTGAAAAAGAAGTTGTATTAAATGCAATCCAGTCACACCATGGGGAAGTAGAACCAGAATTCTTAATTAGTAATCTGGTTATTGCAGCAGATACATTAAGTGCAGCCCGTCCAGGTGCACGTTATGAATCTTTACAGAACTACATCAACCGTCTGGAAGAACTGGAAAAGATCACAAAATCATTTGATGGTGTGGAATCCAGTTATGCAATTCAGGCTGGTAGAGAAGTACGTGTCATGGCAATTCCAGAAAAAATGGATGATATTGCCTGCCACAAATTAGCTCGTGATATCAAAGACAAGATCGAAGCTGAATTGACATACCCTGGTCAAATCAAGGTTACTGTCATTCGTGAAACTAGATCATGTGAATTAGCAAAATAG
- a CDS encoding 4Fe-4S binding protein, producing the protein MPVNVNEDACIGCGACVGVCPVGALSMNGDGKSVCDEGTCIDCGSCVSACPVEAISQ; encoded by the coding sequence ATGCCAGTTAATGTAAATGAAGATGCTTGCATCGGTTGCGGTGCTTGTGTAGGGGTTTGTCCAGTTGGCGCTTTATCAATGAATGGTGACGGCAAATCTGTATGCGATGAAGGAACTTGTATTGACTGCGGTTCATGTGTAAGCGCATGCCCAGTTGAAGCAATCTCTCAGTAA